CAGGTTTATAGCTTTTGGGGGTTTTATAAGGGCTCAACCTGGGGTTTAGACCACAGGCTGTGGATAACCCTGTGGATATCAGAGAGGGGCCGAAATGGCCGTTAAAGAGATTGAGTTAACGACTCTCTGGGATCGCGTTATTGAAGAGGTTGCCGTTGATGCGCCTCAACATCGAGCATTTTTACAACTTACAAAGCCTTTAGGTCTACTCCACAACAACGATCAAACAACATTGCTGGTCGCAGCCCCTAATCTTTTTGCAAAAGATGTTTTAGAAAGCCGCCTGCGCACAGTTGTCTGTGATGTTTTAACTCGCGAACTCGGCGATAAGGCCAACATCGCTGTGACTGTTGATGAATCTTTGGAATCTGCCGAACCACAAACTCCTGAAGTTGATATTGAGTTCGTTGCACCCAAGGTTGGAACAGGTCGCGAAGAAGCTCCGTCGAAAATTGCAGAGGTTTCACAACTTAACTCTCGCTACATCTTCGAAACTTTCGTTATTGGTGCATCAAATCGTTTTGCTCATGCTGCAGCTGTGGCTGTTGCTGAAGCACCAGCTAAGGCATACAACCCGCTATTTATTTATGGTGAGTCAGGCCTTGGAAAAACCCACTTATTACACGCTATTGGGGCCTATGCGAAAGAGCTCTATGGCAGCGTTCGTGTTCGCTATGTTTCATCAGAAGAGTTCACTAATGACTTTATTAACTCCATCCGCGATGACAAGGCAACTGCTTTCCAGCGCCGCTACCGCGATCTAGATGTTCTACTTGTCGATGACATTCAGTTTTT
This DNA window, taken from Candidatus Planktophila vernalis, encodes the following:
- the dnaA gene encoding chromosomal replication initiator protein DnaA → MAVKEIELTTLWDRVIEEVAVDAPQHRAFLQLTKPLGLLHNNDQTTLLVAAPNLFAKDVLESRLRTVVCDVLTRELGDKANIAVTVDESLESAEPQTPEVDIEFVAPKVGTGREEAPSKIAEVSQLNSRYIFETFVIGASNRFAHAAAVAVAEAPAKAYNPLFIYGESGLGKTHLLHAIGAYAKELYGSVRVRYVSSEEFTNDFINSIRDDKATAFQRRYRDLDVLLVDDIQFLENKERTQEEFFHTFNTLYNANKQIVISSDRPPKQLITLEDRLRSRFEWGLITDIQPPELETRIAILRKKAAQDKLNAPDDVLEYIASKISTNIRELEGALIRVTAFASLNRQSVDLSLAEIVLKDLIPNENNPEITGATIMAQTAAYFSLTIDDLCGTSRSRVLVNARQIAMYLCRELTELSLPKIGQTFGGRDHTTVMHADRKIRQLMAERRSIYNQVNELTTRIKQQAR